From the Conger conger chromosome 14, fConCon1.1, whole genome shotgun sequence genome, one window contains:
- the cenps gene encoding centromere protein S, with amino-acid sequence MGDEFSHSQRLKAAIHFTVARICEEVGQDCEKTFSKLAIAAISETTFKQCDIFARDLEAFARHAKRTTVTVEDVKLTARRSASLANYISQKSEELTSITKEQKERRKKQTGKRTSGDSLPEAAVVGPDSSMADNQLV; translated from the exons ATGGGCGATGAATTTTCGCATAGCCAG AGGCTAAAAGCTGCGATACACTTCACTGTGGCCAGAATTTGTGAAGAAGTTGGACAGGATTGTGAGAAAACGTTCAGTAAACTGGCTATCGCTGCAATCAGTGAAACGACATTTAAGCAGTGTG atatttttgCAAGAGATTTGGAAGCCTTTGCCAG GCATGCAAAGCGAACTACGGTCACTGTGGAAGATGTGAAGCTGACAGCTCGCCGAAGCGCATCATTG GCCAActatatttcacaaaaaagcGAAGAGCTGACCTCCATTACCAAGGagcagaaggagaggaggaagaaacAGACGGGGAAGCGGACGAGCGGGGACAGCCTGCCGGAGGCTGCGGTGGTGGGACCCGACTCCAGCATGGCTGACAATCAGCTTGTTTAA
- the LOC133109715 gene encoding calcitonin gene-related peptide type 1 receptor-like, producing the protein MRRTQLCWAALLLLQFAKIPTSATFQPEVPVATAAMSYDLTVARQQIIAAQFECYLKIINDPPNLSEGPLCNRTWDGWLCWEDSSPGTVVQLCPEYFRDFDPSEKVTKVCGRDGQWFRHPESNRIWSNYTQCSGHIKDKLQAAYNVYYLAIVGQGLSVVSLLISLWIFFYFKSLSCQRISLHKNMFLSFILNSICSVITLSVVTNNQPLIASNPMSCKVLSFLSSYALGSNYFWMLCEGIYLHTLIIVAVFAEEQQMHWYFILGWVFPLVPATIYTMARCFFYNDSCWISAQTHLLYIVHGPIYTALLVNLFFLLNIVRVLITKLRVTHCTQSNAYMKAVRATLILVPLLGVQFIPWIPEGRLAKAIYLFVMHIFTHYQGLLVATIFCFCNAEVQTVLKRKWTQISVQCVGRLGTVRSRSHSYSNSSFTEMSRVTTSRSIVPPNPEPQKVVPPHPTVHGTTHCRAPAAGRAAP; encoded by the exons ATGAGGAGGACACAGCTGTGCTGGGCGGcgttactgctgctgcagtttGCTAAG ATTCCCACAAGTGCAACATTCCAGCCAGAGGTCCCTGTGGCCACTGCAGCCATGTCATATGACCTGACCGTGGCTCGTCAGCAGATTATAGCAGCACAGTTTGAGTGCTACCTGAAAATCATCAATGACCCCCCTAATCTCAGTGAAG GTCCACTCTGTAACCGCACTTGGGACGGCTGGCTGTGCTGGGAGGACTCCTCTCCCGGGACGGTGGTGCAGCTCTGCCCGGAGTACTTCCGCGACTTTGACCCTTCTG AAAAGGTGACCAAAGTGTGTGGCAGGGATGGGCAGTGGTTCCGCCACCCTGAGAGCAACCGCATTTGGTCCAACTACACCCAGTGCTCCGGCCACATCAAGGACAAGCTCCAG GCAGCATACAACGTGTACTACCTGGCCATTGTAGGCCAAGGCTTGTCTGTGGTCTCCTTGCTCATCTCTCTCTGGATCTTCTTCTACTTCAA GAGCCTCAGCTGCCAGAGAATCTCTCTCCACAAGAACATGTTCCTCTCCTTCATCCTCAACTCCATCTGCTCAGTCATCACCCTCTCTGTAGTGACCAACAACCAGCCGCTGATAGCCAGCAACCCG ATGAGCTGCAAAGTGCTCTCTTTCCTGAGCTCTTACGCATTGGGCTCCAACTATTTCTGGATGCTGTGTGAGGGAATCTACCTGCACACCCTCATCATCGTCGCCGTGTTTGCAGAAGAACAGCAGATGCACTGGTACTTCATTTTGGGATGGG TCTTCCCGCTTGTCCCTGCCACAATATACACTATGGCCCGCTGCTTCTTCTATAATGACAG TTGCTGGATCAGCGCACAGACTCACCTGCTGTATATTGTCCATGGCCCCATCTACACCGCCCTGCTG GTGAATCTGTTCTTCCTGCTCAACATAGTGCGCGTTCTCATTACCAAACTCAGGGTGACCCACTGCACCCAATCCAACGCCTACATGAAGGCGGTTCGGGCCACCCTGATCCTTGTGCCTCTGCTTGGGGTGCAGTTCATCCCCTGGATCCCTGAGGGACGCCTGGCCAAGGCCATCTACTTGTTTGTCATGCACATCTTCACACATTACCAG GGGCTTCTTGTTGCAACTATATTTTGTTTCTGCAATGCAGAG GTGCAGACAGTGCTGAAGCGGAAATGGACTCAGATCAGTGTCCAGTGTGTAGGTCGACTGGGGACCGTGCGCTCTCGCTCCCACTCCTACTCCAACTCCTCCTTCACCGAAATGAGCCGCGTCACCACCAGCCGGTCTATCGTACCCCCAAACCCTGAGCCCCAGAAAGTAGTGCCCCCCCACCCTACCGTCCACGgcaccacacactgcagggcacCCGCAGCTGGACGTGCTGCTCCCTGA